GGCGCGCCAGTGGGCGTCCAGTGCCTGCAGCTCCTCGTCGGTGAGCTCGGCGGGCGCCTGTCGCGTGTCGACGGACATGAGGGGTCCTTCCGGTCGGACGGCGGCGGATGTGTGCGTGGGGGTTCACAGGAGTGCCCTCCCACACTCCGCCCGGCGACCGGGTACCCGACAGGGCCGACCGGGCCATCCCTGGCGCATGGCACCCGTTCGCCGCAGTGGACGCCCGCCGATGCGGGGCCCCGGACGGCCGCGCCGTCCGGGGCGGTCACCGGGACTCGATCCGGCGGCCGGTGATGCTCACCGGATGGATCCGCACCCACGCGTCGCGTCCGCCTCCCACCCAGGGCGCGCTGTACGCCCGCTCCTCCAGCCGGCGCACGTCGTCCGGCTCCGTCACGACCCGGGCGTCGCCGCGCACCAGCACGCTCCAGCCCTGGCTGAGCGCGTCGTCGACGCGGTCGACCTCGAAGGCGACCAGTCGCCCCCGGGCCTGCCAGGGCGTCGTACCGGGTGCGGTCCGGTACACGATCTCCCCGTCGACGACGCTGTAGTTGACGGGGACGATGGCCGGTCCCGAGGCGGTGGGCACACCGACCCTGCCCACGCCGTGCGTGCCCAGCAGCATCCGGCACTCCGACGCGCTCAGCTCGGTGAACCGGCGGTGCCCGGCGGCCCGGCCGAGACCGGGCGGCAGATCGACGTT
This region of Streptomyces chromofuscus genomic DNA includes:
- a CDS encoding helix-turn-helix domain-containing protein: MPEQAMGKRTDASPRGDLGRRIAQRRAELGLTRRETAARAGTSASYLRHLEENPAAAPDAGVLLRLAGALHTTVTELTGGNVDLPPGLGRAAGHRRFTELSASECRMLLGTHGVGRVGVPTASGPAIVPVNYSVVDGEIVYRTAPGTTPWQARGRLVAFEVDRVDDALSQGWSVLVRGDARVVTEPDDVRRLEERAYSAPWVGGGRDAWVRIHPVSITGRRIESR